A region of the Yarrowia lipolytica chromosome 1C, complete sequence genome:
TGTCCAACTCACTTTGCCGAGACGGCGTATTTCTGGGCACCATTCCCAACTCCGACAAGATTCTGGAGGGAATTGCCGGTGGTCTGAAGGAGAGTGAGCCGaaggagggagaggagcGATACGGCTACTTTGGAAACTCGGTCTACAAGGTGGAATTCAACACTCCTCCCACCAAGGACCAGGCCTTCCGACCTCCGTTTGGACACAAGTACACCTTTTACCTGCAGGACGCTATCAACAATGTCCCCGAGTACGTTGTTCCGTTTGAGGTGTTTCGTGCCCTGGCTTCCGATTACAATCTGGAGTTGATCTACAAGAAGCCATTTTTGGAAATGTTTGatgaggaggtgaagaacgATCTAAACATGGCTCGATTGGCTGAGCGAATGAAGGTATTCAAGGAGGATGGGTCTCTGGGCATTGACGGAGACCAGCGAGAGGCTTGTGGGTTCTATCTGGCTTTTGCTTTTCGAAAATTGGGTGCGTGATGAGGCGTCTTCAGCGCAAGATATGTAAAGTATGAGTTAAGACCGTTGTCTATGTAGGAGGAATGAGGGGGTTTGTTAATATCAATCTTTTGGTTCCAATGATACCCACCGGGGACTTTTATGTTTCTTTCGGAATTCTGGTATCTTTTGGCGTAGATTGAGGCCCAGCTAAAGCTCCGAGTTTCCATCCTGAAGGCTCAGACTGATGACCCCCCGTAATCGCCATATTCAGAGCACTGGCGGTCTACTTCCCTGCTGTTGGTCAATCAAGTAAAagtggttggtgttgttaGGGTAGCGCAAGGTGGATGGTAGTTAGATATGACAACTAGTCGAAGCACAAACTGATGAAGATCCGCAAAAAGACCATATAACAGCAACTAGAACAGATATCTTCCCCGTCCCTTCAATTACTTGATCAGACAGTAGCAGATCTGGCTTTATcgtgctacagtacatacagtactttcAGTCAATCTCCCTCTCCTCTTGTATATAACGGCCCATCGTCATCTATTGCAGTAGAACTACCACACGAAACCAACCACCACGTTTTCCAGGAACACGGTGGGACGTCGAGGACTTCACCAATAAAGAGATGTCATCAAGGGCTTCCGAATGAGCCCAAAAAATATGCAAATCTGGTTCTCGTCAAGGCAAAAAGGACAAAAAGGTCGTacccggaatcgaaccgggggTTACTGGAAGACGACTTATTAAGAGTCAGAATCCCAAGGTGATAACCGCTACACTATACAACCGTGAAGAAAAGGATGATTTTCTGGCAGGATCAACTGCCGACGTTCTGCGTGTTAAGGCAGATGCCATGACAAACTAGACAAAGAAACCGAACCCTTGATTTTTTGTAAGGACCAAAGTCGCTTACTAAGGGCTTGGGGGTgccggtcacgtgcaaGGGTGACTTGTTTCCCACCTGGGACGCACCCCGGGGGGGAGTATATAAGAAGGGACATTTATGTATGATTAAGAAACAAGTTATCACCAGCCTGGAACGTTATTACAGACAGCGAAGCAACGGTTAGATTAAGACAGCGACAAATTCTACCGACTGAGAACTTTCCGCAAGATAAGAGACGATCGGATCTTACATTTGGTAGCGATGCCCTCGGTTACGTTTCAGACAGAGAGACTTCAGTTTAAGACATCGATTCACCATACGAGGCACAAGATTGGGCACGTGGGGAATCCCAGATTCGATCGACGACACAGACTACGACGAGTCTTACGCAAGTTCTGATACGTTCGCAACAGCAGATTCAATGACAGTACCCCCCACAGGAACAGGCGTGGGCGGAGAGGGCGAGGTTGGCCATAACAACCAGGCGGGACAGGACGTCCCCCAGGACGAGCTCCAAGGTTTCAACGATGATTTTGAACTAAACGTTaacctggaggaggtgtctgAGGCCGGGAGAGCGCGGATCGAGCGCACGACGGCTGTGATACAGGAGATGCAGGAGAGGCATGATCGGGAGATGGAAGCCGCTATACGAGCACTGCAGGACCGCGAGAAGGGCCTGAGCGCCAAGGAACCCCAGCGGGACGACAAAACGGAGCAGGATCGCTTCAATCGGAGCCGTCAGCTCGCCGATATGAAGAATTTCGGTAAGCACTTCTCGggcaaggagaaggaccGCGGCTTCGCCGTGCGCAACTTCCTGCAACGGCTGGACAACCGGTTCGAGGATCGGTATGTCCCGGTGGAACACCGAGCCGTGCTGGCCGCCGATGCCATGGAAGGTCCGGCCCAGGAGTGGTGGAGCACCTTGGCCAAGGAAACGCGGTCTGCCATGAAGGCCGATTGGGATCTGTACAAGAAACACGTGACCGCATATTTCACGCCTAAGGAGTATGCCTTGAACGCCGACACTCGGTTCTACAAGATGCAGGCTACTAGCAAGGAGACGACGGAGGCGTATGTGGCCAGGTTCCAGAGCGTGCTGCGTGGTATGGACTCCGAGCCGCCCATGACTATCATCGCTTCGATCTTCCTGCAGGGCATGAAGCCTGACTGGCAGAAGGGTGTGAAGATCGCCGCGGGTACCCGAGACTACCGAAAGATGACATTGGATCACCTGATCGagttgctacaagtacattctGGCAACCAGTTCGCTAGAGTGGGCGATTATATGGATGTCGACCTGGCTCAGACTTACGACACTGACTACGATGACTACGAGTCGGATCCAGAGGAGGCGCAGCTGATGAGGGCTCAAGCCAACGATTACGGAGGACGTCGGGGTCGTTACCGCTCGGGAGGACGGGGTGATGCCCGACCCCAGGGTCGTTCGGGAGGTTCCAACCGGGGCAACTCGGCCAACCGGAACAACCCGGGAGCCCAGACAGAGAAGAGCGGAGGCGATGAAGGGTGTTGGAACTGTCAGGAGTTAGGGCACACCCGACACCGCTGCCCTAAGCCCCGGACTGCTGCCTACGTCAGGCACCAGTTGGAGTATTGGACCCaacagctggagaaggagcagggaAAAGAGCAGAGGTAGTTGAGAACGAGACCTCAACTACCGTAGCATCCACAGATCTCGATCGTGAGGGTGCGGAAGCTCGATCTGAAATAGGTAACACAAAGTCAGTCGAGAAGACCGTACCCGTAGACTTGCCACAGCAAGAGTCACCCGTGGAAGTGACACCGGAGGAACCCGAGCAGGAAACAGCGAAGAAGCGACGCAAGTCGACGGCTCAGAGGGCGGCGAAGAAGCGACGCAAGTCGACGGCTCAGAGGGCGGCGAAGAAGCGAGCGGCGAAAAGAGTCAAGAAAGCCGTCGCCAAGGCCACTAGGGAGTTGGAGTGGAAGGTGGAGGCCCGAAATgggtgatggaggagaagagtcGCCCGAGCCGACAGAGCTGCAGGTGCTCCGAACGCTCCGAGCGCCGAAGGTACAAGGGACCGTGCCGGAGGAATCAGGCGCCGATCTGGAAGGagaggaagatgacgacGTGGAGGGCAATATCGAAGTGTTAGCCTTGTCATACGATGTCAATGGACAACGGCTGAAGGCCCTCCTGGACAGCGGTGCTAGCGCGTGCTTCATTGCGGCAAAGACGGCTGCACGATTGGGGCTCGAGACACAGGCGTGCACACCAAAGAAAGTGGTGTCGGTGCACGGCTCCGAGGTCTGCAAGCTGACCGCCCGGGTGCCGGTGAAAGCTGGCAAGTGGATGAAGCATGTGAAGGCGTAcgtcctccagcagatGCACGGACAAGAGGTGTTGTTGGGTATGCCGTTCTTTATCAAGTATCATAGGTACATAGAGTGGGGCAGTAGAGAATTCCTACCTCCCGGCTGTGACCCCTCAGCAACCGAGAgaggggaggaggagttccTGAATGCGTACACGGTGTCGTTGAACGACGCCAAGAGAGCCGTAGTCAGAGAGAGTGGAGAGATGTTTGTATGCTTCGTTAAGGAGCAGAGCGTAGACGCTACAGCGCACACCGATAAGGTGGGCCGCCTTTTGGCGGCATATGATGATATAGTTGTTGACGAGTTGCCGGACGAGTTGCCACCCAGCCGAGGGGTGGATCATGAGATTGAGACGGATGATTCGAAAAGGGCGCCCTTCCGGCGGCCCTACCGAATGACCCGGTACGAGTGGGCGGAGTTGGACAAACAGGT
Encoded here:
- a CDS encoding uncharacterized protein (Tyl3FullLengthElement,Tyl3 Gag); translated protein: MTVPPTGTGVGGEGEVGHNNQAGQDVPQDELQGFNDDFELNVNLEEVSEAGRARIERTTAVIQEMQERHDREMEAAIRALQDREKGLSAKEPQRDDKTEQDRFNRSRQLADMKNFGKHFSGKEKDRGFAVRNFLQRLDNRFEDRYVPVEHRAVLAADAMEGPAQEWWSTLAKETRSAMKADWDLYKKHVTAYFTPKEYALNADTRFYKMQATSKETTEAYVARFQSVLRGMDSEPPMTIIASIFLQGMKPDWQKGVKIAAGTRDYRKMTLDHLIELLQVHSGNQFARVGDYMDVDLAQTYDTDYDDYESDPEEAQLMRAQANDYGGRRGRYRSGGRGDARPQGRSGGSNRGNSANRNNPGAQTEKSGGDEGCWNCQELGHTRHRCPKPRTAAYVRHQLEYWTQQLEKEQGKEQR